In a single window of the Azospirillum sp. B510 genome:
- a CDS encoding recombinase family protein — protein sequence MAIYGYARASTIDQDVAIQEQALHRAGCDVVRSEKASGATRAGRSELSLLLNFLHPGDTLMVTRIDRLARSIKDLQDIVHELRLKGAVLKATEQPIDTATAAGKAFLDMLGVFAEFETNLRRERQMEGIAQAKAKGVYKGRKRSIDPAEVRRLKEQERLGATAIAERLGIGRASVYRALAAGDV from the coding sequence ATGGCGATTTACGGCTACGCTCGGGCCTCGACCATTGACCAGGACGTCGCGATCCAGGAGCAGGCGCTGCATCGGGCCGGCTGCGACGTGGTGCGTTCGGAGAAGGCGAGCGGCGCCACGCGTGCCGGCCGGTCAGAGTTGTCGCTGCTGCTGAACTTCCTGCACCCGGGGGACACGCTGATGGTCACCCGCATCGACCGTCTGGCGCGCTCGATCAAGGATCTCCAGGACATCGTGCATGAACTGCGCTTGAAGGGCGCGGTGCTGAAGGCGACGGAGCAGCCGATCGACACGGCCACAGCGGCCGGCAAAGCCTTCCTCGACATGCTGGGTGTGTTCGCGGAATTCGAAACAAACCTCAGGCGCGAACGGCAGATGGAAGGCATCGCCCAGGCCAAGGCGAAGGGCGTCTACAAGGGCCGTAAGCGGTCCATCGATCCGGCGGAGGTCCGTCGCCTGAAGGAACAGGAACGGCTTGGAGCCACGGCTATTGCCGAACGCCTCGGAATCGGGCGGGCTTCCGTCTACCGCGCGTTGGCAGCCGGCGATGTCTGA
- a CDS encoding FitA-like ribbon-helix-helix domain-containing protein, with product MASITIRNLEDPLKARLRVRAAHHGRSMEEEARHILRAALTEERQPATHLGEAIRQRFARLGGVDVPDVGREPLRNPPSFD from the coding sequence ATGGCCAGCATCACGATCCGAAACTTGGAGGATCCTTTGAAGGCGCGGCTGCGGGTCCGTGCCGCCCACCATGGCCGCTCCATGGAAGAGGAAGCCCGTCATATTCTGCGCGCGGCGCTCACGGAAGAGCGCCAGCCCGCGACCCACCTCGGAGAGGCTATCCGACAGCGGTTCGCGCGACTCGGTGGCGTTGACGTGCCGGACGTGGGCCGCGAGCCTCTGCGCAATCCGCCGAGCTTCGACTGA
- a CDS encoding type II toxin-antitoxin system VapC family toxin — protein MIVLDTNVLSELMRPAPSEAVLRWIAGQPAASLFTTTVTQAEILFGLALLPEGRRRNDLLAAAEQMFAEDFAGRVLPFDAMAATAFAPIAAGRRLKGRPTGAFDAQIAAIASSRGAALATRNVADFLDCGLPIVNPWER, from the coding sequence ATGATCGTCCTGGACACCAACGTGCTCTCGGAGTTGATGCGTCCCGCACCGTCCGAAGCGGTACTCCGTTGGATCGCCGGGCAACCCGCTGCCAGTCTGTTCACAACAACCGTCACGCAAGCGGAAATCCTGTTCGGCCTCGCCCTGCTGCCGGAAGGGCGTCGCCGGAACGATCTGTTGGCGGCAGCCGAGCAGATGTTTGCCGAGGACTTCGCCGGCCGGGTGCTGCCTTTCGACGCCATGGCAGCCACGGCGTTCGCGCCCATCGCGGCGGGACGGCGGCTGAAAGGCCGGCCGACCGGCGCTTTCGATGCGCAAATCGCCGCCATCGCATCATCCCGGGGCGCCGCATTGGCAACCAGAAACGTGGCGGATTTCCTGGACTGTGGGCTGCCCATCGTCAATCCGTGGGAACGCTGA
- a CDS encoding cytochrome P450, protein MSVTSERAILPGPFAPPGVGHRWQGLQMLSDQIGFFVRMQRRYGEICSWAKNDQKFINIYGPRYNRLLLSDPETFVIDAFREHHLPVGSSFERLTLSLMRLNGNAHQRHRKMIQPAFRTYQLERYRQIIVDETDRFLAGWQPGESRQLDEDFLKLVTLISMRTMFGMEAETDGERLVALIKQLIRQFSSPLILLLPFNVPGLPFRAILDTTDKIERFVMDAIERKRADLDRYDDVLAEMMKARDETGSGFTNEELVAHAYTILCQEAAASALLWTFFLLDCHPDVYRRVAAEIDEKLHGAPPGMNDLKELTYLDRVLKEALRLFPSSPFGLRYAVRDCTLGDHDLKKGTGIFFSSYVTHRMPEIFENPLAFDPDRWTSAACSPFEYLPFGAGAHHCIGQGLALVELKVILAMILQRFMVRLQPKTRIDLTVKISLVPKQGLAAVLRRREAGHDGTVPEISGNVLSAVIVSGSTAIEGS, encoded by the coding sequence ATGTCGGTCACGAGCGAGCGCGCTATCCTGCCCGGTCCCTTCGCACCGCCCGGTGTCGGTCATCGCTGGCAGGGGCTTCAGATGCTGTCCGACCAGATCGGCTTTTTCGTCCGGATGCAGCGGCGCTATGGCGAGATCTGTAGTTGGGCGAAGAACGACCAAAAGTTTATCAATATCTACGGTCCGCGCTACAACAGGTTGCTGCTGAGCGATCCGGAAACATTCGTGATCGACGCGTTCCGGGAGCATCACCTGCCGGTCGGATCATCGTTCGAACGTCTGACCCTGAGCCTGATGCGGTTGAACGGCAACGCCCACCAGCGGCACCGCAAGATGATTCAGCCGGCTTTCCGCACTTATCAGCTGGAGCGATACCGGCAGATCATCGTCGACGAGACGGACCGTTTTCTCGCCGGCTGGCAGCCCGGTGAATCCCGGCAGTTGGACGAGGATTTCCTGAAACTGGTCACGCTGATCAGCATGAGGACTATGTTCGGCATGGAAGCCGAAACCGACGGCGAACGGCTGGTGGCTCTGATCAAGCAGTTGATCCGGCAGTTCTCGTCGCCGCTGATCCTCCTCCTTCCCTTCAATGTGCCCGGATTGCCGTTCCGCGCCATTCTGGACACCACGGACAAGATAGAACGGTTCGTCATGGACGCCATCGAGCGGAAGCGGGCGGACTTGGACCGTTACGACGATGTGCTGGCGGAGATGATGAAGGCCAGGGATGAAACCGGCTCCGGTTTCACCAACGAGGAGCTGGTTGCCCACGCCTACACCATCCTGTGTCAGGAAGCGGCGGCGTCGGCCCTGCTCTGGACCTTCTTCCTTCTGGATTGCCATCCTGATGTCTATCGCCGCGTGGCCGCCGAGATCGATGAGAAGCTGCACGGCGCGCCGCCCGGCATGAACGATCTGAAGGAGCTGACGTATCTGGACAGGGTTCTGAAGGAAGCGCTGCGCCTGTTTCCGTCATCGCCCTTCGGCCTGCGCTACGCCGTCCGTGACTGCACGCTCGGTGATCATGACCTGAAGAAAGGAACCGGCATCTTCTTTAGCTCGTATGTCACGCACCGGATGCCGGAGATATTCGAGAACCCGCTGGCGTTCGATCCAGATCGCTGGACCTCTGCCGCCTGTTCGCCCTTCGAATACCTACCGTTCGGGGCCGGCGCCCATCATTGCATCGGCCAGGGACTGGCCCTGGTGGAGCTGAAGGTGATACTGGCCATGATCCTGCAGCGGTTCATGGTGAGGCTTCAGCCCAAGACCCGGATCGATCTGACGGTGAAGATCTCGCTCGTTCCCAAACAGGGTCTGGCGGCAGTGCTGCGGCGGCGGGAAGCCGGCCACGATGGGACCGTTCCGGAGATCTCCGGTAACGTTCTTTCCGCCGTTATCGTATCTGGAAGCACCGCGATCGAGGGAAGCTGA
- a CDS encoding O-methyltransferase, with protein MLNRLQINDDLYQYVFDVSVKETDVLKRLREETGKLPLAEMQIPAEQGQFLGFLVQALRARKVLEVGVFTGYSTLWMAGGLPDEGRIVACDISREWTDIARRHWQEAGVSDQIDLRIGPAIDTLAGLIGQGHADSFDFAFIDADKENYLAYYEHCVTLVRPGGVIAIDNVLRSGEVIDPSVTEAGTVQIRWLNERIRDDQRVLSCLLPMADGLTLAMKRIS; from the coding sequence ATGCTGAACAGACTTCAAATTAACGATGACCTTTACCAGTATGTCTTCGATGTATCAGTAAAAGAAACGGATGTGTTGAAGCGTTTGCGCGAAGAAACCGGAAAGTTGCCGCTGGCGGAAATGCAGATTCCCGCCGAGCAGGGGCAGTTCCTGGGCTTTCTGGTCCAGGCGCTCAGGGCCCGCAAGGTTCTGGAGGTGGGGGTGTTCACTGGCTACAGCACGCTGTGGATGGCGGGCGGACTGCCGGACGAGGGCCGGATCGTGGCCTGCGACATCAGCCGCGAATGGACCGATATCGCCCGGCGCCACTGGCAGGAAGCGGGCGTGAGCGATCAGATCGACCTGCGGATCGGTCCCGCCATCGATACCCTGGCGGGACTGATCGGGCAGGGCCACGCCGACAGCTTCGACTTCGCCTTCATTGACGCGGATAAGGAGAATTACCTCGCCTACTATGAGCACTGCGTCACACTGGTCCGTCCGGGCGGAGTCATCGCCATCGACAACGTGCTGCGCTCCGGTGAGGTGATCGACCCATCCGTCACCGAGGCCGGGACCGTCCAGATTCGCTGGCTGAATGAACGGATACGCGACGACCAGCGGGTTTTATCCTGTCTGTTGCCCATGGCCGACGGCCTGACCCTGGCCATGAAGCGGATTTCCTGA